The following proteins are encoded in a genomic region of Clostridium kluyveri:
- a CDS encoding B12-binding domain-containing radical SAM protein, with amino-acid sequence MKISLINPQTEVNGMRELYGYHENLGIALIAAYLRANGHETSIYDLRVDKLNEKELVDILINNNTDLIGLSINYATFPSALKIAQILKFQSKHCTVVLGGEHSTYLDKEILEQYSIIDCIIRGEGEDTFLKLVNTNLSSKK; translated from the coding sequence ATGAAGATATCACTTATCAATCCACAAACTGAAGTAAACGGAATGAGAGAACTTTATGGGTATCATGAAAATTTAGGAATAGCACTTATCGCAGCTTATTTGAGAGCTAATGGACATGAAACTTCTATCTATGATCTACGTGTTGATAAACTAAATGAAAAAGAACTTGTAGATATATTAATAAATAATAATACTGATTTAATAGGATTAAGTATAAATTATGCCACTTTTCCTTCTGCATTGAAAATTGCTCAAATCCTGAAATTTCAGTCCAAACATTGTACGGTTGTATTAGGAGGAGAACATTCAACTTATTTAGATAAGGAAATTCTAGAACAGTATTCTATAATTGACTGTATTATTAGGGGAGAAGGTGAGGATACTTTTTTAAAATTAGTTAATACTAACCTGAGTTCGAAAAAATAA
- the hisH gene encoding imidazole glycerol phosphate synthase subunit HisH — protein MICIIDYGMGNLKSVQKALSYIGAESKITSDKYDIESSKGVILPGVGAFPETMRNLKNKKLDLVLKEIVSKGIPLIGICLGMQLLFDTGEEIEHCNGLGLVHGNITKLHGNIKIPHMGWNSLTIEKECQILKGVQQNSYVYFVHSFYAKLKFKNNLNAYSFYGVEVPAVINEKNVYGTQFHPEKSGDVGIKMLKNFVELTIQQSAK, from the coding sequence TTGATTTGTATTATAGATTATGGAATGGGAAATTTAAAAAGTGTTCAAAAGGCATTAAGTTATATAGGTGCAGAATCAAAGATAACTTCAGATAAATATGATATAGAAAGCAGCAAAGGAGTTATATTGCCTGGAGTAGGAGCTTTTCCGGAAACTATGAGAAATTTAAAAAATAAAAAATTAGATTTGGTACTAAAAGAAATTGTATCAAAAGGCATACCTCTAATTGGTATATGTCTGGGAATGCAGCTTTTATTTGACACAGGTGAAGAAATAGAACATTGCAATGGATTGGGACTTGTACATGGTAATATAACAAAACTTCATGGAAATATAAAAATACCTCACATGGGCTGGAATAGTTTAACTATAGAAAAAGAGTGTCAAATTTTAAAAGGTGTACAACAAAATAGTTATGTGTATTTTGTGCATTCATTTTATGCTAAGTTGAAATTTAAGAATAATTTAAATGCCTATAGTTTCTATGGAGTAGAGGTACCAGCTGTTATCAACGAGAAAAATGTATATGGCACTCAATTTCATCCTGAAAAAAGTGGAGATGTGGGAATTAAAATGTTAAAAAATTTTGTAGAACTTACAATACAGCAAAGTGCAAAATAA